The window GGTCGGCGTGCCGGGGGCGGGGGACCGTGACCCGGTGGGGCTGGCGCTCGCCGCCGGGTCGGGCGCCCTGTACGCCGCCTACCTCCTCGCCTCGGAGCGGTGGCTGGGCGGGGTGGCCCCGCTGGCCTCGACCGGGCACATGGCGCTCGTGGCGGGCGGGTATTTCGCCCTGCTCGCGGCGGGGAGCGGCACCCTGCACCTGCCGAACACCCCCGCGCAGTGGGGCGTGATCGCGGGCATGGCGGGGCTCGCCACCCTCGTCGCCGTGCCCGCCCTGTACGGGGCGGTCGCGCGGCTGGGCGCGGCGCGGGCCAGCCTCGTCGGCACGCTGGAGCCGCTCTTTACGGTGCTGCTCGCCTTCCTGATTCTTAGAGAGGCGCTCCGCCCGGCAGTGCTCCTCGGCGGCGGGCTGATCCTGGCGGGTGCCGCGCTCGCCCAGCGGCGCACGACGTAGCGGCCCCGGCGCCCTATCCTGGGCCCACTTCAAAGGGGGTCGGGATGACGTTGAGGGCTCGGCGGAGTTGGGCGGGTCGGCTGGGGCGGGGGCTGCTGTGGGTCGTGCTCCTCGTGCTTCTGGCCGCGCTGGCGCTGGTGTTGTGGCTGAGGGCGACCTCGAATCCGCGGGTGCGGGGGACGGTGACGCTCCCGGAACTTTCGGGTCCCGTGACGGTCACGCGTGACAGGTGGGGGGTGCCGCACATCCGGGCGGGGGCGAGCGACGAGGACGCGGTGTTCGCGCTGGGTTTCATCCACTGGCAAGACCGCGCCTGGCAGATGGACTTCCAGCGGCGGGTGGCGCAGGGGCGCCTGGCCGAGGTGCTGGGGGCAGCCGCCCTGCCGCAAGACCGCTTCCTGCGCACCTGGGGGTTCCAGCGGGACGCCCAGAGCATCCCCCCCGCCCTCTCCGAACGGTCCCGGCGCTTGGTGCGCAGTTACACGGCGGGCGTGAACGCGGCCATGCGCCAGGGCAAACTCGCCCCCGAGTTCCGCGTCCTGGGCTACACCCCGGAAGCCTGGACGGACGTGGACAGCGTGTCGTGGAGCAAGCTGATGGCCTACGACCTCGGCGGCAATTACGACGACGAGGTGCTGGGCACCCACGTCGTGAAGCGGCTCGGCGCGCGCGGCCTGAACGAGGTTCTGCCCCCCTACCCGCAGGCGGCCCCCACCGTCCTCAGCCGGGACGAACTCGGGCTCACCGGGCGGGCGGTGCGGACGCAAGAGCAGACCGCCGCCCTCCCCGACGCGACCGTGCGGGCCCTCCAGGCGCATCTCGACGCCGCCCGGTCCCTCGGCCTGGAGCGCATCCCCGGCAAGGGGAGCAACAACTGGGTGATCGGCGGCCAGCGCACCGCGAGCGGCAAGCCCATCCTCGCCGACGACCCGCACCTCGCCCTGACGAGCCCGATGCTGTGGTATCTGGCCGACATTCGGGGGCCCACCCTGCGCGCCATCGGGGCGACCATCCCCGGCCTTCCGGGCATCGTGATCGGGCGCAACGACCGCATCGCCTGGGGCGTGACGAACGTCAACCCCGACGTGCAGGACCTCTACGTCGAGCCGGAGAACGCGAGGCTCACCGAGCGGGTCGAGGTCATTCGGGTGAAGGGCCAGCCCGACGTGCGCCTCACCGTCCGCCAGAGCGCGCACGGTCCCATCGTCAGCGACGTGGGCGCGGGCGAGGTGGGACCGCGGGTGGCGCTGAAGTGGACGGCCCTTCAACCCGGCGACACGACCTTCGACGCCTTCCTGGGCCTGAACTACGCGCAGAACTGGGAGGATTTCGTGGCCGCCCTGGAGCGGTACGTGGCCCCCAGCCAGAACTTCGTCTATGCCGACGTGGACGGCAACACGGGGTACTACGCGCCGGGCCGCATCCCCATTCGGCAGGGCTGGGACGGCTCCCTCCCCGTGCCGGGCGACGGCACGCGTGAGTGGGCGGGCTTCATCCCCTTCGGGCGGCTGCCCCACACCTACAACCCCGCCGACGGGCTGGTCGTCACGGCGAACAACAAGGTCGTGCCGGAGGGCTACCCCTACAACCTCGGCAACGTCCGCAACTGGGCCGAGCCCCACCGCGCCGAGCGCATCACGGCCCTCCTGAGCGCCAAACCCACGGGCCTGACCCTGGACGACGTGAGGCGCGTGCAGCTCGACGCGGTGAGCCTGGTGTGGCGCGACCTGAAGCCCTTCCTGCTCGCCACCCGGCCCGGAGACGACCTCAGCCGCCAGGCCCTCGCCCGGCTGCGCGGCTGGAACGGGAACGAGACGACGGACAGCGTGGAGGCCACGATCTTCGAGGCGTGGCTCGCGCAGCTTCAGGCGATGGGGCAAGACGAGCTGGGGGGCGAGACGCGGGTCAGCAGCCTCGCCGTGCTGGGCCAGCTCCGGGCCGACGGCGAGCTGTGCCGCGACGAGGCCGAGGGACGGCAGGGCTGCGCCTCGGAACTCCAGGCCAGCCTGCGCCGGGCCGTGGAGGGCCTCGCCGCCCGCCTGGGCCCCGACCCCAGCGGCTGGACCTACGGCAAGGTCCATACCGTCGCCAGCAACCACCGCGCCTTCGGGAGCGTGAGGGCCCTCGCCTGGCTTTTCAACCACGCCACTCCCACGCCCGGCGGCACGAACACCGTCAACGTCGCCCGCCCCGACCCCGAGACCCTGCGGCAGACCCACGGCCCGAGCTACCGCCAGATCGTCGACCTGAGCGACCCGAACCGCAGCCTCTACGTGGGCAGCCTGGGGCAGGGGGGCCTCCCCCTCGGCGAGCATGTCTCCGACCAGCAGGCGCTGTGGGCACGGGGCGAGTACCTCCCGATGAGCACGGACGAGCGCGACTGGGGCCAGGCGCGGACCCTCACCCTTGAGCCGGGGAGGTAGGCGGCGGGCCGCCCGGAGCGTCCGCACGAGGCGGGGAAGGGGCCCCTCTCGTCAGCCGCCCCGGCGCTCCTCCCCCTGAAGGGTGAGCACCAGCCGCCGCGGTCCGCCCTCGTCCCGGTGCTCGCACAGGTAGAGGCCCTGCCACGTGCCCAGCGCGAGGCGACCGTCACGGACGGGCAGCGTCAGGCCGGGGCCGAGCAGGCTGGCCTTGACGTGGGCCGCCATGTCGTCGGGCCCCTCCAGCGTGTGCTCGAATCCCGGCCACCCGTCGGGCACGAGGTGATTGAAATACCGCTCGAAGTCGCGCCGCACGTCGGGCGAGGCGTTCTCGTTGAGGGCGAGGCTGGCCGACGTGTGCTGAATGAAGACGTGGAGCAGCCCCACCCGCACCCGCGCGAGTTCGGGCACGGCACCCAACACTTCCCGGGTGATGAGGTGGAAGCCGCGCGGGAGGGGGCGGAGGCGCAGATCGTGTTGGGCCCACATGGGGGCAGGGTAGTGGGAACTGGTCGGGGGTGGGTGGGAAGGGAGAGGGAGGCCAGCCCACTCAAGCCTGCCCGGTCAGGTCAGCCCTCCCCTCCCGCAGGAACTCGCTCTCTCCTTAGCCCCGCCCGTACGGCTTGCCGCCCCCGCCCGTGCCGAAGCCCGCGTCGGCGACGGTGCGGCCCGTGGGCGTGCCGGGCAGGGTGGGATGGGCGGGAGCGCGGCCCGCCGCCTGGGGCGTGGCCCCGCCGCCCGCGCCCGCCGGGGGAGCGTACCCGGCGGCGGCCCCGACCCCCGCGGTCGGGTCGTTGGCGAGGCGGGCGAACTCCTTGGGGTCCACGGCGCGCTCGACCCCGGTGTCGTAGGTGATCACGCGGCGGCGGTAGAGGTTCGCCAGGAAGGCGTCCATCGTGACCATGCCCTCGCGCGCCCCTGTCTGCATCGTCGAGACGATTTGAAAGGTCTTGCCCTCGCGGATCAGGGAGCGCACGGCGGGGTTGGCGATCAGGAGTTCGTAGGCGAGGACCCGGCCCGAGCCGTCCGCCTTGGGGAGAAGCTGCTGGGTCATCACGGCGACGAGGTTGCCCGCGAGCTGCACCCGGATCTGCTCCTGCTGCTCTTCCGGGAACACGTCCACGATGCGGTCGATGCTCTCGGGGGCGGAGTTGGTGTGCAGGGTGCCCATCACGAGGTGCCCGGTCTCGGCGGCGGTGACGGCGGCCTTGATCGTCTCGTAGTCGCGCATCTCGCCCACCAGGATCACGTCGGGCGCCTGCCTGAGCGCGGCGCGCAGGGCGGCGTTGAAGCTCTGGGTGTCGGCCCCGACCTCGCGCTGGTTCACGATGCTGTTCTTGTGCGTGTGCATGAACTCGATGGGGTCTTCGATGGTGACAATGTGCAGCCGCTTGGTCTGGTTGATGTGGTCGATCATCGCGGCGAGGGTCGTGCTCTTGCCGCTGCCCGTCGGCCCGGTCACGAGCACCAGCCCGCGCGGCGCGTTCGCGATGTCCACGACCTGTTGCGGCAGCCCCATCTCCTGCGCGGTCTTGATGCGGGTGGGGATGAGCCGCAGCACCCCGCCCACGTTCCCGCGCTGCATGAAGGCGTTCACGCGGAAGCGGGCCTTTTCGCCCAGCGCGAAGGAGAAGTCGAGTTCGCGCTTTTCCTCGAAGGTGCGCTGCTGCTTCTCGTTCATCATCGAGTACATCAGCTTGCGCGTCTGGGTCGCCACCAGTTCGGAAAAGCCCTGCGGGTCATACACGCCCTGAAGCTTGAACTGCGGCGGCAGCCCCACGGTCAGGATCACGTCGGACGCGCCCTTGTCGGCGGCCACGCGCAGGATGTCGGTGATGTCGGTCGGGGGGATGGTCATGGGGAAACCTCGGTGGGTGGGGAGTGGTCAGTGGTGAGTGGGAGGGACGAGGACACGAAGACTCAAAGCCGGGTTTCTTGTTTGCCCCTCCCCCTTAAGGGGGGACGCCGGGTGGGGGTGACCGAGCAGGGCACTCGAGCGACGTTGCATTTCAACCGCCTGCGTCCCCCATCAGTTGCTCGTCACCGCCAGCACTTCCTCCAGGGTGGTGAGGCCCTGGAGCGCTTTCTCGATGCCGTCCTGGCGCAGGGTGCGCATGCCGCTCTCGCCCAGGGCCACGTCGCGGACCTCGGCGGCGGTCTTGCCCGCCCCGATGGCGCGGCGCAGGGGGTCGTCGATCACCATCAGCTCGTGGATGCCCATGCGGCCCTTGTACCCGGTGCCGCCGCAGCGCGGGCAGCCCGAGCCGCGCACCAGGCTGCCGCCGCTGACCTGCGCTTCCGTCAGCCCCAGGCGGCGCAGCACGTTGGGGTCGGCGTTCGTGGGCTGCTTGCACTCGCCGCACACCTTTCTGACGAGGCGCTGGGCGAGCACCCCCACCACGGCGGCGGCGATGTTGAAGTGCTCCACGCCCATCTCCTCCATGCGGGTGATCGCGCCGGGGGCGTCGTTGGTGTGCAGGGTCGCCAGCACGAGGTGGCCGGTCAGCGCGGCCTCGGTGGCGATCTTGGCGGTCTCGGCGTCGCGGACCTCGCCCACGAAGATGATGTCGGGGTCCTGGCGGAGGAAGGCCCGCAGCGCCCGCGCGAAGGTCATGCCCGCCGCCACGTTGACCTGCGACTGCACGATGCCCGGAATCTCGTACTCGATGGGGTCCTCGATGGTCGTCGTGTTCTTCTCGGGGCGGGCGATGCGCTTGAGGGTCGAGAAAGAAGTGAAGGACTTGCCCGAGCCCGTGGGTCCGGTGACCAGGAAGATGCCGTTGGGCTTGTCGGTCACGTCGAGATACCGCTGGAAGTTGTGCTCGGAAAAGCCGAGCTGCTCGACTTCGGGGATGTTGCTCGCCTTTTGCAGGAGCCTCATCACGGCCTTCTCGCCGTACACGGTGGGCAGGGTCGAGAGGCGCAGGTCGATGTCGATGGACCCCTTCTTGAAGCGGATGCGCCCGTCCTGGGGCACGCGGCGCTCGGAGATGTCGAGGCTCCCCATGATCTTGATGCGCGCGAGGATGCTCTGGGCACTCCCCTTGGGCAACTCGTTTTGCTCGCGCAGCACGCCGTCGATGCGGTAACGCACGCGCACGGACGTCTCGGTGGGCTCGATGTGGATGTCCGAGGCCTCCTGGAGGGCCGCTTCCCGGATCAGGTTGTCCACCACCCGGACGACGGCGTTGTCGTCGAGCGCGGAGACGTCCACGTCGTCTTGCTTCTTCGCCTCGCGGCTCTTGCTCTCGGCGACGAGACGCTGGTTGAGGTTCGCCATGTCCTGGCTGCCGAAGTAGCGCTCGATCAAGCGAACGATGTCTTTTTCCGCCATCACCGCCGGGACGATCTCGCGGCCCGTGATCAGCTTGAGGTCGTCGAGCGCGAAGACGTTGCGCGGGTCTTTCATGGCGATGACGAGGGCCTCGCCCTGAATCCGCACGGGCACCACGAGGTAGCGGCGCGCCGTCGCCTCGGGAATCATCAGCGCGACCTTGGCGTCGGGCGGATTCTGCACGGGATCGAGGTACTCGTACCCGAGCTGCGCGGCGAGCGAGCGAGCGAGCATCTCGGGGCTGAGCTTGCCCGACTGGACGAGGGTGTCCTCGAGGCGCCCTCCGCCCGAGTTCTGCTTTTGCAGCGCCCCCTCGATCTCGTCGGCCTTGGCAAAGCCGAGTTCGAGGATGACCTCGCCGAGCGGCTTGACCTTGCCGCCGCGCGCCTGGACCTGGAGGGCTTCGCGCAGTTGCGCCCGCGACAGGGTGCCCTGCTGGACCATCTGCTCGCCGAGGCGGCCCCGCTGGGGGTAGAAGCGCTCGATCAGGGTCTCCACGTCGCGCGGCTTGGCGAGGACGAGCTGCACCGGGCGCCCCAGCACCGCCGCGAGGTCGTCGCGCCGCCGGGGATCGCTCGCCACGGCGACCACGCCCTGGGGGCCCTCGTCCACGGGCACGGCCTGGAGGCGCAGGGCGTCGGCGCGCAGCATCCCGCCGAGCACGTCCTCGGTGGGCTGGAAGTCGCGCGG is drawn from Deinococcus planocerae and contains these coding sequences:
- a CDS encoding DMT family transporter; this translates as MTTVPAPHPETDRTRSGLGLALVSALGFSTLGIWGKLGGQVGLGSFDLLAWRFGLVALVLLPLAGRELTWRERGPLLGVGLIYALATTLYFTALGRITAGTTSLLLYLAPAFVILFGWLAGRRPGGARLGAVALAALGLGLVVGVPGAGDRDPVGLALAAGSGALYAAYLLASERWLGGVAPLASTGHMALVAGGYFALLAAGSGTLHLPNTPAQWGVIAGMAGLATLVAVPALYGAVARLGAARASLVGTLEPLFTVLLAFLILREALRPAVLLGGGLILAGAALAQRRTT
- a CDS encoding penicillin acylase family protein, with the protein product MTLRARRSWAGRLGRGLLWVVLLVLLAALALVLWLRATSNPRVRGTVTLPELSGPVTVTRDRWGVPHIRAGASDEDAVFALGFIHWQDRAWQMDFQRRVAQGRLAEVLGAAALPQDRFLRTWGFQRDAQSIPPALSERSRRLVRSYTAGVNAAMRQGKLAPEFRVLGYTPEAWTDVDSVSWSKLMAYDLGGNYDDEVLGTHVVKRLGARGLNEVLPPYPQAAPTVLSRDELGLTGRAVRTQEQTAALPDATVRALQAHLDAARSLGLERIPGKGSNNWVIGGQRTASGKPILADDPHLALTSPMLWYLADIRGPTLRAIGATIPGLPGIVIGRNDRIAWGVTNVNPDVQDLYVEPENARLTERVEVIRVKGQPDVRLTVRQSAHGPIVSDVGAGEVGPRVALKWTALQPGDTTFDAFLGLNYAQNWEDFVAALERYVAPSQNFVYADVDGNTGYYAPGRIPIRQGWDGSLPVPGDGTREWAGFIPFGRLPHTYNPADGLVVTANNKVVPEGYPYNLGNVRNWAEPHRAERITALLSAKPTGLTLDDVRRVQLDAVSLVWRDLKPFLLATRPGDDLSRQALARLRGWNGNETTDSVEATIFEAWLAQLQAMGQDELGGETRVSSLAVLGQLRADGELCRDEAEGRQGCASELQASLRRAVEGLAARLGPDPSGWTYGKVHTVASNHRAFGSVRALAWLFNHATPTPGGTNTVNVARPDPETLRQTHGPSYRQIVDLSDPNRSLYVGSLGQGGLPLGEHVSDQQALWARGEYLPMSTDERDWGQARTLTLEPGR
- a CDS encoding secondary thiamine-phosphate synthase enzyme YjbQ; the encoded protein is MWAQHDLRLRPLPRGFHLITREVLGAVPELARVRVGLLHVFIQHTSASLALNENASPDVRRDFERYFNHLVPDGWPGFEHTLEGPDDMAAHVKASLLGPGLTLPVRDGRLALGTWQGLYLCEHRDEGGPRRLVLTLQGEERRGG
- a CDS encoding type IV pilus twitching motility protein PilT; this encodes MTIPPTDITDILRVAADKGASDVILTVGLPPQFKLQGVYDPQGFSELVATQTRKLMYSMMNEKQQRTFEEKRELDFSFALGEKARFRVNAFMQRGNVGGVLRLIPTRIKTAQEMGLPQQVVDIANAPRGLVLVTGPTGSGKSTTLAAMIDHINQTKRLHIVTIEDPIEFMHTHKNSIVNQREVGADTQSFNAALRAALRQAPDVILVGEMRDYETIKAAVTAAETGHLVMGTLHTNSAPESIDRIVDVFPEEQQEQIRVQLAGNLVAVMTQQLLPKADGSGRVLAYELLIANPAVRSLIREGKTFQIVSTMQTGAREGMVTMDAFLANLYRRRVITYDTGVERAVDPKEFARLANDPTAGVGAAAGYAPPAGAGGGATPQAAGRAPAHPTLPGTPTGRTVADAGFGTGGGGKPYGRG
- a CDS encoding type II/IV secretion system protein, whose amino-acid sequence is MALSIGDRRLGAILLEQGYVNDLDLQKALVRHAEVGGRLSDILIDSGMVGEKRIARAIEEALGIPLVDLLVITPEPGAVAAISAQTAQTVQAFPFALDGETLRVALADPLSSLSIEALEDDSGLIIEPYQALRDQILWSIATHYPELDLSAPVPTEAPGEGVGGGRLGQRLIARGLLSEAQLQVALDVQQQTGEPLGTTLVTQGILTEDQLYEVLAEQAGVAYVRNPRDFQPTEDVLGGMLRADALRLQAVPVDEGPQGVVAVASDPRRRDDLAAVLGRPVQLVLAKPRDVETLIERFYPQRGRLGEQMVQQGTLSRAQLREALQVQARGGKVKPLGEVILELGFAKADEIEGALQKQNSGGGRLEDTLVQSGKLSPEMLARSLAAQLGYEYLDPVQNPPDAKVALMIPEATARRYLVVPVRIQGEALVIAMKDPRNVFALDDLKLITGREIVPAVMAEKDIVRLIERYFGSQDMANLNQRLVAESKSREAKKQDDVDVSALDDNAVVRVVDNLIREAALQEASDIHIEPTETSVRVRYRIDGVLREQNELPKGSAQSILARIKIMGSLDISERRVPQDGRIRFKKGSIDIDLRLSTLPTVYGEKAVMRLLQKASNIPEVEQLGFSEHNFQRYLDVTDKPNGIFLVTGPTGSGKSFTSFSTLKRIARPEKNTTTIEDPIEYEIPGIVQSQVNVAAGMTFARALRAFLRQDPDIIFVGEVRDAETAKIATEAALTGHLVLATLHTNDAPGAITRMEEMGVEHFNIAAAVVGVLAQRLVRKVCGECKQPTNADPNVLRRLGLTEAQVSGGSLVRGSGCPRCGGTGYKGRMGIHELMVIDDPLRRAIGAGKTAAEVRDVALGESGMRTLRQDGIEKALQGLTTLEEVLAVTSN